One genomic window of Nicotiana sylvestris chromosome 10, ASM39365v2, whole genome shotgun sequence includes the following:
- the LOC138880391 gene encoding uncharacterized protein, which translates to MPIPVSMIEVMSFNSNVIPWDYTAKARRKGKTHTGEAIAAHGMTRTDKIYTPEHLVESSKQASGRSVETGPDNLWRKIQSKEYLVVEQLNKTPAHISILALLQISEAHKNDLMKILSEAYVPSNITGGEKANMVGQVLESHKITFHEDELPPEGLSHNKELHITMQCEDYFITRILVNGGSILNICPLITLRTLGKGLHEIKDGAINVKAFDGSQRSTIGEISLCLQMGPTWFDVDFQVIDVPASYNLLLGRPWIHAAGAVVSTLHQAVKFEWNHQEVIIHGDGSNPIYSRPNHPDDRSITITCLDNKPAIVTCNETKQQMDMDSEEDDIPEEVIREVENFENRPKSNLDETEIWMDEEDAEKTAFIIPWGMYCYKMMPFGLKNAVATYMKAMTTIFHDMIHKEIEVYMDDVIIKSNKVKDHMEDLRKFFNRLRSYNLKLNPAKCAFGVPAGKLLGFIVSRRGIELDPSKVKAIQELPPPKNKNDVMSFLGRLNYISWFIDQSTVICEPIFKMLKRTLLPNGPTTHPDTNFIDPIPLKIHDQPAYCAHIEEKADGKPWFHDIKEYLTIGEYPELANATQKRTLRRLSSNFFHSGGILYRRTPDLGLLRCLQTSSQQRVHHGHSPLGEWMLLDLTSLPHQTDIDSNWKGPYMVHRLLTGGALILAEMEGEVWTKPINSDAVKRYYV; encoded by the exons ATGCCTATTCCAGTTTCCATGATAGAAGTAATGTCATTCAATTCAAAtgtcataccttgggattacacagcaaAAGCTAGGAGAAAAGGGAAGACACATACTGGAGAAGCAATCGCCGCACATGGCATGACCAGAACCGACAAGATATACACTCCAGAACATTTAGTTGAGTCCAGTAAACAAGCCTCTGGACGGTCTGTCGAAACTGGACCCGATaacctttggagaaagatacagtcCAAAGAATACTTGGTCGTTGAGCaactgaacaaaacaccagcgcatATTTCCATCCTGGCTCTTTTGCAAATCTCTGAGGCACATAAAAATGActtgatgaaaatattgagtgaagcttatgttcccAGCAACATAACGGGAGGCGAAAAGGcgaatatggtaggacaagtgctggaaagccacaagatcaccttccacgaggacgAGTTACCAccagaaggactgagtcacaacaaggaGTTGCATATCAccatgcaatgcgaagattatttcatcaccagaatcttgGTTAACGGGGGATCCATCCTTAACATTTGTCCACTAATAACTCTCAGGACATTGGGGAAAGGtttgcacgagatcaaagatggagctatcaatgttaaagctttcgatgggtcccaaagatccaccattggggaaattagcctgtgcttgcagatgggacctaCCTGGTTCGATGTGGACTTTCAAGTTATAGACGTCCCGGCATCCTACAATttattgttgggacgaccctggatccacgccgctgggGCTGTGGTATCAACCTTGCACCAAgctgtaaaatttgaatggaatcaccaagaagtgatcattcatggtgacggtagcaaccctatatacagtcgcccaAACCATCCCGATGATCGGAG cattactattacttgccttgacaaTAAACCagcgattgtgacttgcaacgagacaaagCAACAAATGGATAtggattcagaagaggatgatataccagaagaggtcatcagagaggttgagaattttgagaataggcctaagtctaacttggacgaaactgag atatggatggatgaggaagatgcagagaaaacggcatTCATCAtaccatggggaatgtactgttacaaaatgatgccattcggtttgaagaacgctgttGCCACCTATATGaaagccatgactaccatctttcacgacatgatacacaaggagatcgaggtatatatggatgatgtcatcatcaaatccaataAAGTCAaggatcacatggaagacctaagaaagttcttcaacagactgaggagctacaatctgaaactgaaccccgccaagtgtgcattcggggttcctgctggaaaattattgggattcatcgtaaGTCGtagaggaatagaactagatccatcaaaggtcaaagctatccaagaattgccaccgccaaagaacaagaatgacgtgatgagtttcctggggaggCTCAACTATATCAGCTGGTTCATAGATcagtccacggtcatttgtgaacctatcttcaaaatgttgaaaaggacgttgctaccaaatggaccaacgact catccagatacaaatttcattgatcccatcccattaaagattcatgatcagccagcttattgtgcccacatTGAGGAAAAAgcagatggaaaaccatggttccatgacatcaaggaatacttgacaataggggaatatccagaacttgccaacgctactcaaaAGCGCACACTGCGTAggttatccagcaacttctttcacagtggaggaatcctgtataggaggactcccgacttgggtttactaag gtgcctccaaacgagctcacAGCAACGagttcaccatggccattcgccgcttggggaatggatgttattggacctaaCGAGCCTGCCAcatcaaacggacatagattccaactggaagggtccgtacatggttcaccggctTCTGaccggaggagcccttattcttgcagagatggaaGGAGAAGTCTGgacgaagccaatcaattcagatgcagtaaaacgttactatgtgtaa